The genome window ttaaacaacattattCCATGAAGCAGCTTCAATGTGAGTAACTGTCCCCATGCAGTCTAATCTCCTGCACCACAAACGTttcatgcacatgtgcacaggtGTTCGATATCCAGTCCTACCTTGTAACACAGGGTGGCTAAATTTGAGGGAGATTCCTCTCGAACAGCTCTTATCTCTGCAGCTGGCACCAGTGCAAAAACATCCTGCACCGTGGTGGTGGTGTCTGCCCAGAACTGGTCCCAGAAGGCATCATCTGTGGCTTCCACTGGCTGTAGAGAGTAAGTTTACACTTCAGTTCCCATATGTCTGAGCCAAACTGAGCATTTGATTGTAAATACAATGGGCACAGTTGATGTGTATTGTCAATGTGGATGTAAAAGCCCTTTCATTATAATGTATATATGGTTTAAACATTGTATTTTAGAGCTCATGCACAGCCTGCCATGTAAACAAAACGTCTAGCAACGACGAGAAAGGATCATCTGGCACATTGAACTAAACACAGTGCACCTGCCGCATCTGCAAACGTGGTCATTTCCAGATCTACGTCATCAGCTTCCTTTTAGCTACGCCATTATTTATCTTATCGTCCAAAACAAATCTGTACAGCAGGATGAGGGTTTGTGGCAATTCAACCATCCGCCAGAATCGATCGTTAATACAAGAGTGTATAATAAATACGACATATTTGAAGTTCCGGGCATGCAGTCTTTGACATCGACAATAAGAACATTtcaattatacaaaaataaataggtGAATTTAAACGGATGTATGTGACATGAGACTGTTTTGCTGTCACATCATCACATTATCTCATCTCCTCGGTGATGCTCTACGGTGCGATCGTCGGCACTCTCCATATAATCCTTCCTTCCATGATTTGGACTAATGTACCTGTGTTTTGGTTGTCAGCTGAATCACCGCTTTCCTGAAGTTCAGTTTTGAATCGGTGCTGCCCATTGTGGTTATTTCGCTTTATTCTAACAGGAGCGCTGCCGCTGAGGATCCCTGACAATCTCAATCCCTCCCTTAAGTGGAGgcgtgttttctttttttttctattggcTTGCTGGACAGGCTGCACTACAGGGAATGATTTCCGGGTTGTAAAGATAACCATTTAAACAGATTGGATGTTGTGTTTCCAGCAGTGTAACTATAAAagtacatttatgtatttttttaaccttcttttaaaaatatagtTATATGCGTATAGAATATATATAATTGTTTTATGGGACATTTACTGTATGCTACATTGTAGATCTGTTTCTAATAAAGAAACACtcttttatatatgtattagtATTTTAACGCTGAAAGCAACAATTACGTTCAGCTACATTGGTCGAATGTCACTATTCTATTGTAAACAACGACATCTGTCGGTGATAAAACGTGGCcacatgcaaatatttaaatccTTTTCAATTTAGTCAGTATTTACAAAAATGGTGTTTAACTAAAAGTAAATAACagctgaaaatatttatttgttgtttttaactgcGCCTCTCGAGCTTATTTCAGGATGCTTTTACGAGCTATATGTCAATTCCAGATTCCTACCGGCTCTCTTTGTAACAAAGTTGAATGTAACCTACAAAGGCTTTTAGACAACATCACTTTAGTTGCAGTGATTACCATCGTGAATATTGGGCTCACAACAATGTACAGTTGTGatactgcaaaaaaataaaaaataaaacagtagttTTTTCCGACATGTGTTACGTAATACTATTTCCCGACAGCCCTTGAAGTGACCATTGCTGGGGCGTGCGCAGCCGCAGTACCATGTAAACAGAACTGCTGCCGTTGTCTGTGGTTGTAGTTGGGGCTATTGTTGCTAACAGTAGCTGCTTTGAGTTAGAATCGATGTAGGTTAATATTACTTGGGTTCCGTTGCAAATATTGTTAGTATTGTAAAAAAGAAACGAGACTTTTATGCGACGTGTGCCACATTTAGTTAATTAAAAGCGCCAGCTAAGCGTTGCTAACGGTGACTTTGCGCTAGCTTGTAACTAATGATAAAGCATTTGTGACTGGCTTGTTAACCGGCTAGCTTGTTAACGCTCCACcttttttacagtataattgCCAATTAATGCTAGCTAACTGGTGTAGTTATTCAATTAAACTGGTTGGTATTTCAGTATTGCCAAAATGTTAAATGGCATCACAATACTCTTCAGCATaattagctagttagctaaccAGGCTAGATCGGTTTGCTAACTCAGGTGTTTGGACATCGACTAAGGGGGAAACAAGCTAGCAAGTCGTCAACCAGCCGGGTTCTCCAGTCTGGTCAAGAGGAATATAAAGAAACCTCGAGAAGAGGCTGATTCACTATCATCATATGTTGACTGAAAACAGGTGAGCTTCATGTAGCGTGGTAACTCTTAACTGAATAAATATAATGGAGGAGTAACGTTAGTGTGGCCTCCGTTTGTCGTTTGCAGCACCGGTTTTAAACACGGTCGATTAGATAAGTACATAAGGTAATActtaaaaaacatcagcatttacaAGTACGAACAGTCGTTGACCATGCATTGCTCAAACCAACGGTGAAATTCCGTGACTTTAATGGTTGtatatttagctttattttactTGTTCTAGTCGGTTTGATTGATCATTAGAAATACAGCTAGCTTGTTTTggacacatcagcagcagctcaacagcttcattctgcttttattgtttaaaatatcGGTCAGGCTACTGTGTGACCAGCACATGAGTTGCCCAACCCAGACATCCTAATGGCCCCAGTTTTGTTCAAACCATTTAGGTGTTTCTAACTATTTTTTACCTTGCTAAagttggcttttttttttgcaggaccATTTGTATTAGATTGCATTTGTTGTAGCTTGATATACCAATTTACCTCTCAGTtaagtgtttatgtgttttagatgtctatatatatatatatatatatatatatatatatatatatatatatatatatatatatatatatatcgaCACAcctatacagtatgtacttgtCCCCAAAAAGGAAACGCCAGCGCAGTGGTGGTAATGAGGAGAGTGGCCACCTTGTACCCCAAGCCAAAAGGCAGAGCAGAGCTCATCCACTCTCTCCTGTACCGGGCCGTGATGCGTGGGACTCTGAGGTACAAACAAGTATCAATAGAAATTAAATCTTAATACTGGAATAAATTTACTGAAAGTGGCTAAGACGTTGtcttaaattaactttttagTTGCAGCAGCTTTTACACCTGCATTTTGGTTAATTTTGTCCAAactaaaacaactaaaatatattgttttcttattttttgtgatgctttttgttttcatgtgttctCACACAGAAATGGTTAGTTATCAGCATTATTAATGAAGATTGCAGTTGGATCTCAGATGTCACAACCATGACATAGTGCTATTGCATATTAGGTTTATTGAAACCCATCCCTGTCAAGAAAGCACATTGCTAATGTTGACATTCAAATCTCAGTCATCCAacagtgagagcagcagcagcatcagcagtcCAGAGCATGCAGCTGGGAGCTGTAGCAGTCAGTGTGTTGTGGGCCCCTGCAGTCCCCTCAGCTCTGGTGATTTCTCAGACCTCTCTGGCCCTACAAACCTGGTGTCCTACCTGCAGATCAACCGCATCCTGAAGGAGGCCCACTTCCAGAGTCTGCAGAACCGAGGTCAGCTTAGAGACACGTGATGACTTAATATCCCTTTATGAGCCACTAGAGGACTGAGTCCCAGAAGCATGTCAGAGAATCACAAGCTGAATCACTTCACTCAGCTCTTCCCCTCCCACCTTCAGTTACTGTGAGATCCTACAACTCTACATGCAGTATGTGTGGTTGGAGACTACCTCCTGGTCAGGTATCTGAATAGAGTGTTCATCATTCAAATAAATCAAGGTGATAATCATTTTAGCAATAATAACTCGGTGGCCCACTTACACATTATTTGTGATCTACTTGACTTCTGACCAGTCTTATTTTCTACTGGTCTACGAGGCTTTATTGTTGGTGATGAAGAATccctgttttttgtctttgaatttTTGAAGACAGCGAGACTTGAGCTGCAGAAATGGCACCAAACACATTAATTTAGGTAGGTCAGTCTGATCTGTTTAGTCTTAGTCTCCTAGAAGGGTAGGTGGGTTGTTTTATGTCGAATCTGATGTCTATGTAAGTACATGGACCAGTCTCAGGGAGGATTTGCACTTGTCTTTGACTGCACATCTGCTTTCATATTCAGACAGGGGACCATAGATGCCATGGGTGTTAGTTTAGCCAAGGCAATAacgttttctgtttttattttagttaaatatttaaaacttttgTCACTAAATTTCTGTTAAATGTAGTAGAGAGTCAGGCAATGAAATAAGtgtggttcttcttcttcttctttttttttttttttttttttttttgtgcgtCACATTTTTGAAGAATTTCATAAAACTTACCATAATCTGCACTTACTTCAAATCATCTCAGTCAGTCTCAGTTTAATCATCCAGTTCTTGGTGCAGATAAACGTTTGAGAAATATAGTTTCATTACCATAATATTGTGCAGCCTTGGCAGTGGTGTTCACAGGTATCATGGACTAGACAAATCATTCCATGGTTTGTGTGAACAACAACATAACTCATCCTGTCCATAATCACTAGCTAATAATGCTGTAGACTTGGGAGTAACTATCTATAATCAGCAACATTGCCAAATGTCACTGTTCATATGTGATATCAGAATTTAACACACAGTTAATACAGACTGATGCAATTATAACAAAAGGAAAAGTACATATAATATCAATATAATCCCTATAGGAAGAGCTGGTTGACAGCCTTTGGTAATCAATACAGTGAACATTAATACAAACTAATATTAGGCAGACATTGCATAATGTTGGTGGCCTATAAATGAATGCTCAATCTTCATTATTAATCATGAAAATACACGTGAAATTATGTCAGTCATGAGAACCATACCCTGTTGGAAACATGGGAGAATTGTTGACcatgttttgattattttgaaattaacTGATAATTTAAGAAGTAAAgaatattttcctctttttttgtgaTCCTAAAAGAAATTATCAATCAAAACATCACCAGTGTTGTTTCCTcataacagagagaaaaataatagTAACACCCACAAGCGCTGCAGTGTTCTACACttcacaattttcttttttttttttttttcttgtatatGGGGGTTGTTTGATGTGGAATTTAAGTGTTAGGGAAATATAGTCCTTTCAGTCCAGAGGGTGTTACAGTACAACCCTTtgggaacaaaaataaattccTCAGGCATTGTTTGTAATATTTCTGGAGCCACTAAGATGCTGTTTGAACTGCAGACGAGCTTTTGTGCCAGTGCACTACTATTCGATCAAAGCTGTATAAGTGTCACTGTGCACTGAACGTTCAGGCGCAAGCTGTGATCATAACTCTGCacatctcttctctttttcttttaaagtgggatttggttttatttcagtctttttCCCAGGAAAAAGCTCAGcgatttagttttattttttatattttaagacTGGAATAACAGAAATGAAAGCTTTTTGAAgatgtgtattattattattgttattattatcaatttatttttttgtatttagtaATGCACATTACATTATTCTGCCATTGACTCTTTTCTTGTAAATATTTGctcatttgaaaaataaaaattgtttttgaacaaaataaaattctttttttcttctacggcatgcattttattttatgtaggTTATTAGTTACAACTGATTCTGCACCaggcattttttaaaattgtgtaaTAAATCTCAAACATGGCCATGCTGGGATGGTCTGTCTGTTCTTCTGCTTCAGTAAAGACCTCTCTGGCCTCTATGctatgtattgtatgtatgtgAATAAAAGTATTCTCCTATACCCCCCCTCCCAAATAGCCAATAATGAATAACTCCCTGTGTGTTGAGACCATCATTAATGAGAGATGACCTGTGTCTAAAGGAGGAACAGTGACAGGTTTCTTTAATTAGCACACTACATGTCCTTGTCTTGTCACAGACACAGTAACAGATTACATACATTAATGCACCACATGTAACCACGGTTACCTTGCTGGCCACTGTGGGTCCTCATTACTTGCCTCCTCCGATTCCCCTCCACTCCATCTTCAACTCCACCAAGTTGGAGATGACGAATGAGCCAATGATAATTCAGGATTAGCAATCTTTCTGCATTGTGACAGAATAGCTCTTTTCTTAGGTGCATGCTGTCTCATTATAAGACAGCTACGGAGCATGCAGTATAGCACAAAATGAAGTAATTAGCGAACCTTTCATGTAAGCATCAGCTAAAGTAAGTATACAtgcttgttttaattgtttatgtCTAGAATTTTACATCACAGAGTCAGGCAAGTGctt of Anabas testudineus chromosome 8, fAnaTes1.2, whole genome shotgun sequence contains these proteins:
- the LOC113158196 gene encoding protein FAM104A, with the translated sequence MLTENRKRQRSGGNEESGHLVPQAKRQSRAHPLSPVPGRDAWDSESSNSESSSSISSPEHAAGSCSSQCVVGPCSPLSSGDFSDLSGPTNLVSYLQINRILKEAHFQSLQNRGQLRDT